The following are encoded together in the Equus quagga isolate Etosha38 chromosome 15, UCLA_HA_Equagga_1.0, whole genome shotgun sequence genome:
- the LOC124226806 gene encoding olfactory receptor 10C1-like, whose translation MNINCSLWQDNSMSVKLFAFAKFSEVTEQCFLLFTLILLMFLTSLTGNALIALAIWTNPVLHTPMYFFLTNLSLLEIGYTCSIIPKMLQNLVSETRGISREGCATQMFFFTLFGISECCLLATMAYDRYVAICSPLHYATRMSRGVCAQLAMISWVVGCMVGLGQTNYIFSLDFCGPCEIDHFFCDLPPILALACGDTSHNEAAVFVAAILCISSPFLLIVASYGRILAAVLIMPSPQGRQKALSTCSSHLLVVTLFYGSGSVTYLRPKANHSPGIDKLLALFYTVVTSMLNPIIYSLRNKEVKAALQRTLC comes from the coding sequence ATGAACATCAATTGCTCCTTGTGGCAGGACAACAGCATGTCTGTCAAACTCTTTGCATTTGCCAAATTCTCTGAGGTCACTGaacaatgtttccttttatttacccTCATCCTACTCATGTTCTTAACATCACTCACAGGCAATGCTCTCATAGCCCTTGCCATCTGGACCAACCCAGtcctccacacacccatgtacttcttcctgacCAACTTGTCTCTCTTGGAGATTGGTTACACTTGCTCCATCATACCCAAAATGCTGCAAAACCTCGTGAGTGAGACCCGAGGAATCTCTCGAGAGGGGTGTGCTACACAGatgtttttcttcactttatttgGTATCAGTGAGTGCTGTCTTTTGGCCACCATGGcttatgaccgctatgtggccatatGCTCCCCACTGCACTATGCAACACGAATGAGTCGTGGAGTGTGTGCCCagttggcaatgatttcttgggtaGTGGGGTGCATGGTGGGTTTGGGTCAGACCAACTATATTTTCTCCCTGGACTTCTGTGGCCCTTGTGAAATAgaccacttcttctgtgacctcCCCCCTATCCTGGCACTCGCCTGTGGGGATACATCCCATAATGAGGCTGCGGTCTTTGTTGCAGCCATCCTTTGCATTTCCAGCCCATTTTTATTGATTGTTGCTTCCTATGGCAGAATTCTGGCAGCCGTGCTGATCATGCCCTCACCTCAAGGCCGCCAGAAAGCCCTTTCCACCTGTTCTTCCCACCTCCTTGTAGTAACACTCTTCTATGGCTCAGGATCTGTCACCTATTTGAGACCCAAAGCTAACCATTCACCAGGAATAGACAAACTCCTAGCCCTCTTCTATACAGTGGTCACGTCCATGCTCAACCCCATCATCTATAGTTTGCGGAACAAAGAAGTCAAGGCAGCTCTCCAGAGAACCCTGTGTTAG
- the LOC124226807 gene encoding olfactory receptor 2H1-like translates to MKGTNFSNPSAFTLLGFSDQPQLEMVLLLVISIIYILTLMGNTMIILVSYLNPKLHTPMYFFLSNLSFLDLCFTTSIAPQMLWNLKGPEKTISYAGCVIQLYIVLGLGSTECVLLTVMAYDRFSAICRPLHYDVIMHPKLLQQLAAVAWTSGFVESTVQTVLIFQLPLCSHHRVDDFMCEVPALLKIACGDTTFLENELSIATVLYVVTPLGLILVSYGCIIRSILRVKSAEGRRKAFGTCGSHLIVVVLFFGTVISVYIQPKSKYTQNHRKFITFFYTVVTPSLNPLIYTLRNKDVKFALKRLLGRDSR, encoded by the coding sequence atgaaagggacAAATTTTAGCAATCCATCAGCTTTTACCCTACTGGGCTTTTCTGACCAGCCACAGCTGGAGATGGTTCTCCTTCTGGTCATCTCTATCATATATATTCTAACACTGATGGGGAACACAATGATCATACTGGTCTCATACTTGAACCCCAaactccacacacccatgtatttcttcctatCTAATCTCTCCTTCCTGGACCTCTGTTTTACTACTAGTATTGCCCCACAAATGCTTTGGAATCTCAAGGGCCCTGAGAAGACTATTAGCTACGCTGGTTGTGTGATCCAGCTATACATTGTTCTGGGGCTGGGCTCCACAGAGTGTGTCCTCCTGACCGTTATGGCCTATGACCGCTTCAGTGCTATCTGTCGACCGCTCCACTATGATGTTATCATGCACCCAAAGCTTCTCCAGCAGCTGGCAGCTGTGGCCTGGACCAGTGGTTTTGTGGAATCTACAGTTCAGACTGTCCTCATTTTCCAGTTGCCTCTCTGCAGCCATCACAGGGTGGATGATTTTATGTGTGAGGTGCCTGCCCTGCTTAAAATTGCCTGTGGGGACACAACCTTCCTAGAAAATGAGCTCTCCATAGCTACTGTCCTCTATGTCGTTACACCTCTAGGGCTTATTCTGGTCTCCTATGGCTGCATTATTAGGAGTATACTGAGGGTAAAATCTGCTGAAGGTAGGAGAAAAGCATTTGGGACTTGTGGTTCCCACCTAATTGTTGTAGTTTTGTTCTTTGGGACCGTAATTTCTGTCTACATTCAACCCAAAAGCAAGTACACACAGAATCACAGAAAATTCATCACCTTCTTCTATACTGTAGTGACACCTTCACTTAATCCTTTGATCTATACCTTGAGAAACAAAGACGTTAAGTTTGCTCTAAAAAGGTTGCTGGGAAGAGACTCAAGGTAG